The window AATtgcataattaaaaaattactaTTGCATAAGTTTTAATGACATTGTCGTAACCATGCAAACCCGACCTGTAAAATCCTTCAGTATATGTTTGGACAAGGGATTTGCAAGGACCAAGGAATTTAATCTAAATTAGTTAGAAATGCACTACAAAAGATTAGAAGGAGGGATTTGAAACGAGTAGACTGTATACACAATGCACTAAGATGGATTAGCAAATGACTACTTGAAAGGAGTCATTTGTAAGTCCCATGCCTATGCTTTGTAAAGATGCAATCAATGGTACATTTCTAACTAACTTATTCCAAATCCCTTGGTACTTGCAAAGCCCTCATCCAAACAAAACCTTAAGGTTGTAAAACTTAAGGATGAGAATACTCACCCTGATGGCAATTTTCTTGAGTTTATTCATGGCCGAGAATTGCTTCAAGCGAGTTAGGACAGCAGAATCAAGAGGTTTATCAGGAGCAGCGCCATCTATCTGAACCCATGGGTGGCCTGCAAGGACAAAAGTGCTACTTAATGCAATGCTATCGTTCGTGATAGAATAAATGCGAAAACATGTAAGGATCAAACAGTTTGAATAGAAAACTGACTCTCAGATCAATaatttatcttcaattctatGTTCAGTTATCAACTCATTGATATGTGTAAAACGATAGAATCTATAAGCATGATATGCAAGCACCAAGGGCAAGTAAATTTCGAAAAGCCTATTTAACTTCTAACTATGTAGTACACTTTCAAATTATCCAATTAATCACTGGACCAACAGATGCTTCTAATTTGAAAAGTTTACAACCTACCACGAAGTCCTTAGTTCTTGTGAGAGGTTTGAAAAGAGAAATCCAGTTGCGATaagggctcgtttggaagtgcctttgaaatgactgaaaatttttttagaaaaaattatttttggttccAAAAAGCGCTTGAAGTGCTTCCTCTTTTAAGCaattgcatttttactaaggattggttcaaAAAACATTTTATCAAAAGTGCTTCCAGTCACTTTAAAAGCACTTGAACGATCCTAAGTGTAATAATGCACCTGCTTACGTTATATTTTACCATTCTTAATCAAATTCTAAACCACTTTCCACTGTAGTTTCTGAGATTTTGAATTGTTCACACTTAATATTGCTGCATACTGAACCATCTAATCATATAAATTGATGCTTAAGAGACGCTTCTGCTGAAAAATAATCCAATAATAGCATGATATAATGGAGCTTTTAGGTTGCAACAAGAAGTAAAAAATTTGCAGAGAAAATTTGCTCACAAAGAACTTCATGGGCCGTTAGCCGCTTTTTTGGGTCCCTCACAAGCATTCTCCGAACCAAATCCTTAGCGCTTTCAGATATGCTGGGCCACGGTTCTGATATGAAATCGAGTTCGCCTTTTAATACCTGCTCAAATATACCGTGCTCCGTTTCTGATCCCGAACATCATAAGAAAACTAGATTTTAGATGTAACTTTTGTATGAAATAATGAATATTCAATACAACAAAGCCATGATATTCCCACCATCCCAGAAAGGGGGCACTCCACTGAGTAAGATATAAATGATCACACCAGCACTCCAAACATCACATTGTAGACCATAGTGCTTCCGTAGTACTTCTGGCGCCACATAGTAAGGGCTCCCAACAACATCAGTGAATGTTTCTCCTGGGAAGATGGGTTTTTGTTATAATTCAGATATTGAATGAATTCAGTCTAAAAATGTGAAGTGGATCATATGAGTTCGAATGAGCAAAGACAAACATTCAGAAGACAGCATGCTGGCTttagaaaaatatatcattTACAACAGAGATTTACTGGAAACTTAAAACATACTGATTCGCAGGAGCTATGGGGCAAGGGAAGGAAACAATATATTTGACATGGTTATCAAATGCACGGTTGTTCGAAGAATTAACTAAAAATTATATCCTTTTTCTGAAGGAATTTTTCGCTTAAATAGTTAATGTGTATTATATCGTATCCTTTGTGCTCTTCACAGTATTTTGAAAAGAGCCAAAAGGGGTGCAAGCAAATTACACAAGCAACATGAGTTATCTAACACGCCATGCACGTAAttgtaaatgaaatgaaaacggAACACCgactaacaaaagaaaataaacaaatagtATTTCTTTACCCCCTCTAGCTAGCATAGTTCTGCACAAATAAGCGTTGCAATAGTTATGTATCTTTCATATTCAAATCCTTACTTTTAACATATTtattcaaaaattaaataaactctGCCCAGGCACATGAAAAACTCCTCATAGCATTAGGATAAAACCAAAAGGTTAGCCACAAAAttcttgacaaaaaaaaagccACAAATTTGCCGAAAATGACTGTTATACATGCATTGAAAGTAACCTTGTGTGACGAGTTATTAAACGGAGGGCAAACTTATGACACATGGTCTCCATATTACTTTTACAAAGTGTCGTACTGGCTATAGGCAGGAGCAACTAACCCAACTCAAACAAACTTGTGAATTCTTGAAACTTCGAAGTATGACttcaaaaaacaaagaaaccaaaTTCTACCGTAAAAATCAACCTGAAATATTCACTAGAATCACTACAATTAATTTCAATCCATTACAAAAGTGAGCAATTTCGCATCAAAGAATACCAAAATCCTTGACCTTTCAAGCTTCAACAATGATGAAGCTAATTATTCATACTCATATATTACATAAGGCTATTTTTAACTCTAAAGCAGTTAATACACTTGATCACCCTCCTCCACCACACACCCCAACCCTTAACCACTTTGATATCTACCCTGCCACCACCTTTCACACacttacctcttccaataaaTCCTCATCTACACACCTCTTTTTTCCTCTCATCAGATTCTCATCTAAGATCTCACACGTGCAAAGAAAGTTTgcttatatatgtataatatatttTCATACTTATGGTCGACTACTTTGCACTTCATGAACATGAGACCTAACATCACAATTGTAAACATTCAACATATTAAAGCAAGGAAGGCAGGTTCCTTTTTTGTAATTACTTAGAAGCAACAATTCAGAGAAAAATGATCAAGCCAGCATTTTCAGGCCCACAGAACTACCATTTCAATCTAGAAGTATAACATCGAAAATCCTACACTCATCAAAGTAACGAATGATATGGGAAGAAATAGTAAGAGAATTCTACCAAAATCCAATTAAATACCAGCTCAAGAATGAATCAAAAGCATATATCTTATTTCACAGGTTTATGACAATTTAGGGTAATAATCTTTGCACCTAATTTGTTCCAAATGGGTAATACAAATCTAATCCATAAATGTGATATTATACCTGGCCTAAAGAACACAGAGAGCCCAAAATCTATTGTCTTAAGTGGTGCATCCTCTTTCTGGTTGACAAATAGAAAATTCTCTGGTTTTAAGTCCCGATGCATGACACCCAAAGAATGGCATGCTTCGAGGACACCAGCGATAACCCTTGCAAGCTTAGCTGCCTTTCTCTCTGTGTAATGCCCCCTTTGTATAATCCTATCGAAAAGCTCCCCACCTGCACACAGTTCCATTACAACATGAACTGCCACAGCATCCTCATAAGCGCTGATGATTTGTATCACATTGGGGTGACCTGCCAAGTGATGCATTATCTGAATTTCCCTCCTAACATCCTCCACGTCTTCTTGTGTTGTCAATTTCCTCTTTGCAATGGACTTGCAAGCAAACTCTTTATTCGTTTCCTTCTCCACACAGAGAAATGTCGTCCCAAATTGCCCTTGTCCAAGCTTCCTGCCCAAGCTATAAACATCCTTTATATTGCCAGTCTTTCTTCCTAACACCGATTCTACTTGCAGTCCAACGCTCGAAATCCTCTTCATATGAGCAGGTTTCTTCGATTTGTCAGCATCCTGAGGAGGCTTACTCACCTCCTCCTTAACCTCCGGCTTATTAGGTTTTTCAGGTTCTGCTTTTTTATGTGGATCATTACCGATTTTCACAGCTGGAGGCGGTGTGCTTTGGACCGGATTAGGAGGAATCTCAATAGCTTCAGGAACCTGATGATCAAGTGCTTTGTTCCCTTCAGAACCTCCTTTAGATGAATCATGATTTGAACTTGGGCCACTTTTGATACTATCTCCTTCATTGGGAGGAGGAAGCCTGTTTTCCGGCGGCTGGTTTCGCCAAATAGCGGCAGTAAAAGATTGAAAGAAACCCTTACCAAGATTTGGTCCTACACATGTGTTCCccatcaaataataaaaacaccAATCTCAGGTCTTTCTATTAATTTCAACATCCAAATCAATCTTCTTCTTCAGTCCCATTAACTACAAAAATTAAGCAATCCAATCAAGTCCCTACTTCTGCAGGTCAGATCAGGGACCTGAACAAACCCTAGCTCGATTCTTTGCGCCCAACAGCATATGACTGGAATCCGTAATTGCACCTTGTTCTATTCAAAACTTCCAAAATTCgatttttcacttaaaaattcaATGACAAAAATGAGAAATTTGCGTCCGAAAACGAATTGAGAGGCGCAAAATTGCGAGATACATCATGGAAATCAACTATGAATAAAAATTTCTTCCAAAAATCGgaaaaattacaataaaatgGTGAggaataaaaatgaaatttggaaaattaaaacaaagaaGAATAAAATTACTGTCCAGAAAAATGTACAGAGAACAAATTTCAATTGGAAACAAGAATAAGGGTTTTTTTAGATATAGATCATTGCAACTCTTAttttctaaacaaaaaatcaaaaataaaacccaaatttgaaaatgactaccaagtagaaaaataattgacctattattacaagatatttacaacttatatcacaatattcaaaataaatcaataaatgtAATTACTCACCTTAATTATAATGAACAAATAATTATTACACATATTATTACccctaacatatatatatatatatagtactacCATAAGCTCAATATATATAGGGGGCGGATCCGTGGCACCAtgttttttacacaattttttacACAAGTATCTAGCCATTAGATTAGTCCTCTTTTAATGGTTGAGATGATAGGTTGACAATATggcaattaattttatttctattttcccAAAAATACATATTAAATCTAAATAAAACTTTACAATTataattttctttctctctcatctatCTTAATAGACTTTCACCAAATTGGCATAGTCTAATAATTATCTTTGAATTCTTGCTGTCATCTAATCTTATTTTTGAAGAAAGTATTTTAACCAAATCTCATAAAAttctatgattttttttgtcgTGACTTTCACCAAATATATTGGCATAGTTTAATAATgtattttaatcaaatttcttcATGATAAAATTGGCATATAgtctaaaaaaaatcaaatctcaTAAAATTGGCATAGTCTAATAACGATATATTTCAGAAACTCCTTCCCTATTTTCTTCAGAAATTCGATTTATGTCaagctataaaaaaaaatcaaatttctctCTCATAAAGCTTGACGGAAATCAAATTTGTGAAGTCTCAATAACGTTAATAAAACACAACTAATTTCAAAACATTGTTGCCATAAACTTTAACAAAATACACCCAATTTTCCAAACCATGAAAACTGCAACAAAATAGCACAATTAAGTGACTAATCTATCCTACAAAATTTAAACATCATCACTCTCCAAATATTCTTAGTCATCACTCTCCACATATTCGCCCAAGTCTTCTTGTTCCTCATTCCCTGATAGAttacaaaataacaaaaaaaaaaatacataaataggtaaccaaatattgaaaaatatcaataaaaaaaagttaatttgaCTTACATTCATTAGTTGATtcgatctttcttcttttcggATTTGATGGGCAATTTCTTGTGTCGTGTCGTACTAACTTATTGCATGAAcgacattttcttttcttcttttgttgagCCAACTCAATACCACTTTTCATCCTTTTCGAATTGCTAATATTGTCCTTCTTTTTACCTGTTTGTGAGATATTAGGGTCCAAAAGTAGCAGTAGAGAGTCACCTTTTGTTGAGGAAGCAACATTTTCATCTTGACAAGAATTTTCCGCCAACCTTCTTTTCGAACTACTAATATTATCTTTCTTTCTACCTTTAGTTTGTGAGATATATGGGTCCAATAGTACCGGTACAGAAGAGTCAATATTAGTACATGTGTCACCTTTTGTAGAAGAAGCAATGGTTGCATCTTGACAAGAATATTCCGACAACTTTTTGGATAGTTCATCTATAGCTTCCATGAaaattgtgtatgcctcatTTGAAGAAGCTGCAGTACAAGCCAACTTAGTTGCTTGATGACACATATGGCTAAGTCTCAAGGCTTCTGATTCTTCCTTACCATCATTCGTCACCAAACTTTTAAAATCCATTATCCTAAATTTGTTTGCTTCTTGCTTCCATCTTGGCAAAATAAAATGTTCAGGTATTGTATTAACATCCAAGCGGACAAATACTTTCAACAAGTGTCTGCAAAGTATTCcaacaaacttaaaattttggCATTCACACGTACCTTTGTGCGTTTGCGCATTTAGCTTCACCACAAACTCTTCTTGCTCTCCGAGTTTTGATTTCACTATGTATGCGTGATCTTCGTTGTCACGTGGCATTTCTTCAACTTTGTACCGATTGACTTTACTCCATTCATCCTTGAATTTATTGAATACATTTCTAGTATACAAACTTGCTGCATGCTGCAAAAGAAATTCTCCTTCATTGACAATGCGATACTTGTGTTCCGATTCAAAATCTTCATCACTTTCTCTTTCCATAATCTTCTTCAGTGCTTGTTCATATTTGACAACAAACTCTCTAAGATTTGTTGTTGGTGTGACAAATCCATCAAAAAAGGAATTAATACCCTCACTACGTCCAGTAGTATTCATTCCTGCAAAAAATATTCTACGATTATAAACAGGAACCCAAGAAGAACGCATCTCATATAAACTTTTTAGCCACTCATCATTCTCCAACCCATATTCTTTCATCAAGGCCTTCCACTTTACTTCAAAATCATCGATCTTATATGTCTTTCGAGtacattttttcatctcaatcTTGAACTTggacttcttgaagtacacatgTGATAACTTTTTAGCAAACTTCTTCTTGATATGCCATAGGCATAATCGATGATGAGTGTTTGGAAAAACCTTCGCAATTGCTCCTTTCATTGCCAAGTCTTGGTCAGTAATAATTGTAATCGGATGACGTCCTcccattgcttcaagccatGTCTCAAACAACCATAAAAAGGTAACTTCTGTCTCATCTTGTAAAAGTGCACATCCAAACTGTATTGACTGCCAGTGGTGGTTTACTCCAGTGAATGGTGCAAAAGGCATGTCGTACTTGTTTGTCCTGTAGGTGGTATCGAATGTAACAACATCACCAAAATACTGATAAGCCATGCGAGACCGAGCATCCacccaaaagaaattagttGCTCTTCCGTTTTCATCACATTGGAttgcataaaaaaaatgaggattTTCAGCTTGCTCTTTCCTGAAATAAGTAAGCACTGACTGAGCATCACCTCCATCTAGTTGTCTATGTCGGACATTTCTCAAGTGGTTATAGCAATCTCTTTTGTTAAAGCCAATATGTGTGCCAccaaaaattgaagaaacttTTGCAATTGGCAAATTTTCTTCATGAAATGTTTCAGTGAGAACTCTTACAGCTTTGGGCATAACTTTATTTGACTTCATTTTCATTCTTCTTTCTGGTGTAACTGGTTTGTGGTTGTGAACGTCTTTGAACACTGAAATTTTCCATTTGTTTGACCATCTATCATGTACGATTCGCATACTTGCTTTACACCCACATTTCACTGTAGAACAATTCTTATTCATTTTCTTCATATTCTCAGTCTCACATGTTTCCCTATCTTCATTCTCTTCCAAAGTCTCATGTACTATATTTCTCGAGACATGTTTCCCTTGATGTGCACAAACAAATTGTCTGCTTGTTATATCGTCTGAACGGCTTCTTGTCTTGGATGAAGATCGAGTTCGAATCCAAAATCCCTTTTGTCGGCCATAATCTTGATAATAGTTTCTAGCCTCTTCCATTGTGTCAAAAAGCATCCCTACATATggagttttcaagccttttgaaTTCTCATTTGGAATACATGTTTCATCATTCTCGACTTGAACCGTGTCTTGTACCTATTAACGTTTATTAATCATGCTTAATGatcaaagttaaaaaaatacatgataaatatATGCTTAATGAACTACGAACATAAACGCTTATTAGAAAAAAAACTATAaacttttattaaaataaatactAAGGGATATTAAATTAACAATTGAGTACATACTGGAGATATGGAGGGAGAGTTTGATGCAAAATCTGCCACGCTCTCTGCCATTTTGAACAAGAATAGATTAGAAATGAATTGAGTGATGATGAAAAAGAAAAGCTTATTAGGTTTGCATAGGAAGAAGGAGAAACGTAATTAGGatttttgttcttgttcttcacCTATTATGAAGAAAATAGGGAAGGAGTTTCTGAAATATATCGTTATTAGACTATGCCAATTTTAtgagatttgattttttttagacTATATGCCAATTTTATCGTgaagaaatttgattaaaatacATTA is drawn from Malus domestica chromosome 14, GDT2T_hap1 and contains these coding sequences:
- the LOC103454195 gene encoding calcium-dependent protein kinase 20-like, whose amino-acid sequence is MGNTCVGPNLGKGFFQSFTAAIWRNQPPENRLPPPNEGDSIKSGPSSNHDSSKGGSEGNKALDHQVPEAIEIPPNPVQSTPPPAVKIGNDPHKKAEPEKPNKPEVKEEVSKPPQDADKSKKPAHMKRISSVGLQVESVLGRKTGNIKDVYSLGRKLGQGQFGTTFLCVEKETNKEFACKSIAKRKLTTQEDVEDVRREIQIMHHLAGHPNVIQIISAYEDAVAVHVVMELCAGGELFDRIIQRGHYTERKAAKLARVIAGVLEACHSLGVMHRDLKPENFLFVNQKEDAPLKTIDFGLSVFFRPGETFTDVVGSPYYVAPEVLRKHYGLQCDVWSAGVIIYILLSGVPPFWDETEHGIFEQVLKGELDFISEPWPSISESAKDLVRRMLVRDPKKRLTAHEVLCHPWVQIDGAAPDKPLDSAVLTRLKQFSAMNKLKKIAIRVIAESLSEEEIAGLKEMFRMIDADNSGHITLEELKNGLERVGADVKDSEISWLMQAADVDNSGTIDYGEFIAAMLHLNKVQKEDHLYAAFSYFDTDGSGHITRDELQQACEKFGLEDVHLDDIIREVDQDNDGRIDYSEFVAMMQDTGFGKGLQSNMSRKVA
- the LOC103414963 gene encoding protein FAR1-RELATED SEQUENCE 5-like, yielding MAESVADFASNSPSISPVQDTVQVENDETCIPNENSKGLKTPYVGMLFDTMEEARNYYQDYGRQKGFWIRTRSSSKTRSRSDDITSRQFVCAHQGKHVSRNIVHETLEENEDRETCETENMKKMNKNCSTVKCGCKASMRIVHDRWSNKWKISVFKDVHNHKPVTPERRMKMKSNKVMPKAVRVLTETFHEENLPIAKVSSIFGGTHIGFNKRDCYNHLRNVRHRQLDGGDAQSVLTYFRKEQAENPHFFYAIQCDENGRATNFFWVDARSRMAYQYFGDVVTFDTTYRTNKYDMPFAPFTGVNHHWQSIQFGCALLQDETEVTFLWLFETWLEAMGGRHPITIITDQDLAMKGAIAKVFPNTHHRLCLWHIKKKFAKKLSHVYFKKSKFKIEMKKCTRKTYKIDDFEVKWKALMKEYGLENDEWLKSLYEMRSSWVPVYNRRIFFAGMNTTGRSEGINSFFDGFVTPTTNLREFVVKYEQALKKIMERESDEDFESEHKYRIVNEGEFLLQHAASLYTRNVFNKFKDEWSKVNRYKVEEMPRDNEDHAYIVKSKLGEQEEFVVKLNAQTHKGTCECQNFKFVGILCRHLLKVFVRLDVNTIPEHFILPRWKQEANKFRIMDFKSLVTNDGKEESEALRLSHMCHQATKLACTAASSNEAYTIFMEAIDELSKKLSEYSCQDATIASSTKGDTCTNIDSSVPVLLDPYISQTKGRKKDNISSSKRRLAENSCQDENVASSTKGDSLLLLLDPNISQTGKKKDNISNSKRMKSGIELAQQKKKRKCRSCNKLVRHDTRNCPSNPKRRKIESTNEWNEEQEDLGEYVESDD